The following proteins are encoded in a genomic region of Gouania willdenowi chromosome 6, fGouWil2.1, whole genome shotgun sequence:
- the LOC114465481 gene encoding coatomer subunit gamma-2-like produces MSFIFILFGLFVSIPGVAPAPLSKQKMVPESQSSIPEFQSLGPLFKSSDPVHLTKAGSVYVVRCIKHMFSKHMVFQFDCTYMMTNKLLQKVVIQMEPSDSYEVLHYVPAANLPYSQPGSCYTVVRLPDDDPTAVSCLFSCTMKHLVRDCDPNAGEPDDDGYDDEYWLDDLEVMVADHIRKVLKPNFGAAWEEVGEDNGKENCFAMPSVQTLEEAVGNIISFLGMQPCERSDKVPENKNSHVLFLAGVFHGAHDVLVRARLAFADGVTMQVRVRSSDETVVDIILASMG; encoded by the exons ATGTCGTTCATCTTTATTCTCTTCGGCCTGTTCGTGTCCATCCCTGGTGTGGCCCCGGCTCCTCTCAGCAAACAGAAGATGG ttCCAGAGTCCCAGAGTTCCATCCCAGAGTTCCAGAGTCTCGGTCCTCTTTTCAAGTCGTCTGACCCAGTGCATCTGACGAAGGCAGGGTCTGTGTACGTGGTGCGCTGCATCAAACATATGTTCTCCAAACACATGGTGTTCCAGTTCGACTGCACATACATGATGACCAACAAGCTGCTGCAGAAG GTGGTGATCCAGATGGAGCCGTCAGACTCCTACGAGGTTCTTCACTATGTTCCTGCTGCTAACCTCCCCTACAGTCAGCCTGGATCCTGCTACACTGTAGTCCGTCTGCCTGATGACGACCCCACGGCTG TGTCGTGCCTGTTTAGCTGTACCATGAAGCACTTGGTCAGAGACTGTGACCCCAACGCAGGAGAACCTGATGATGACGGCTACGACGATGAATATTGG TTGGACGATCTTGAAGTGATGGTTGCTGATCACATCCGAAaggttttaaaaccaaactttGGAGCAGCGTGGGAAGAAGTGGGAGAGGACAACGGGAAGGAGAATTGTTTTGCTATGCCCTCAGTACAAACTTTGGAAG AGGCTGTGGGAAACATCATTAGCTTCCTGGGAATGCAGCCGTGTGAGCGTTCAGATAAAGTTCCTGAAAATAAGAATTCACACGTGCTTTTCCTTGCGG GTGTGTTCCATGGAGCCCATGATGTTCTGGTTCGGGCTCGTTTGGCTTTTGCAGACGGTGTCACGATGCAGGTGAGAGTTCGTAGCAGTGATGAGACAGTGGTCGACATCATTCTGGCCTCCATGGGTTAG